One segment of Coffea arabica cultivar ET-39 chromosome 7c, Coffea Arabica ET-39 HiFi, whole genome shotgun sequence DNA contains the following:
- the LOC113697884 gene encoding splicing factor Cactin-like, translated as MERRMERLGQSQQCPTTPYTSDDECHNMRIADYLARKVEKKRAKVAREWRSKYSVDGSSKRFGDSHINEVFVWRKKIERDVMEGRIEGNMLSSKAERKRQMERFGEVEKLKKRREERDIAKRKREEEMALLARERARSEVQEWEKKEEEFLLAQRKIRTEKRFCEGRPKPIDILIRLIDSCSNDDDLEKDKNAEPSMVAFEGLNVEELEKLREETKLQLCLDRKTKMHVEYWETVLVVCEDALDHARVCGERGIHRSIEADVERFLEGKSYNQLEDIESHIESNMRSGNAQEVEFWEAVLKRLCVFKAKARLKSIHAKVLHDRGHIQQNKKPLEVGDGSTDGQSSSELDEEALGSYPPELMIYDDDDENGEAIDTKYFTRKPKYFNLVHTGYRWNKYNQTHYDHDNPPPKMVVGYKFNIFYPDLLDKARAPTYLIEKDADRNDTCIVRFRAGPPYQDIAFRIANKEWEYSRKKGFKCNFEGGILRLYFNIKSYSYRR; from the coding sequence TCAAAGTATTCTGTTGATGGTTCAAGCAAGCGTTTTGGAGATTCTCATATCAATGAAGTATTTGTTTGGAGGAAAAAGATTGAACGGGATGTGATGGAAGGGCGAATAGAGGGTAACATGTTATCATCAAAGGCAGAGAGGAAAAGGCAGATGGAAAGGTTTGGTGAAGTGGAGAAGTTAAAGAAGAGGAGGGAAGAAAGGGATATTGCCAAAAGGAAACGTGAGGAAGAGATGGCTTTGTTAGCTCGGGAGCGTGCTCGATCCGAGGTCCAGGAATGggagaagaaggaagaagaatttCTTTTAGCTCAAAGGAAGATTAGGACAGAAAAACGGTTTTGCGAGGGCCGTCCAAAGCCAATCGATATATTGATTAGGCTCATTGATTCATGCTCAAATGATGACGATTTGGAGAAGGATAAAAATGCAGAACCTAGCATGGTGGCTTTTGAGGGGCTCAATGTAGAAGAGTTGGAAAAACTTCGCGAGGAGACAAAGTTGCAACTTTGCTTGGAcaggaaaacaaaaatgcatGTGGAGTATTGGGAGACAGTTTTGGTTGTTTGTGAGGATGCCTTGGATCACGCTAGAGTTTGTGGAGAGAGGGGAATTCATAGGAGCATTGAAGCAGATGTAGAAAGGTTTCTTGAAGGAAAATCATACAACCAATTGGAAGATATAGAGTCCCATATTGAGTCTAATATGAGGTCTGGCAATGCTCAGGAAGTTGAATTTTGGGAAGCTGTTCTGAAGAGGCTCTGTGTATTCAAGGCTAAGGCTCGTCTCAAAAGTATCCATGCCAAGGTGCTGCATGATCGAGGACATATCCAGCAGAATAAGAAACCGTTGGAGGTTGGTGATGGTAGTACTGATGGACAAAGTAGTTCAGAGCTTGATGAGGAGGCTTTAGGATCATATCCACCAGAGTTGATGATTtacgatgatgatgatgaaaatgGGGAAGCAATTGATACCAAGTACTTCACAAGAAAGCCAAAGtatttcaatcttgttcatACTGGCTACCGATGGAACAAGTACAATCAAACTCACTACGACCATGATAATCCTCCGCCGAAGATGGTGGTGGGATACAAGTTCAACATTTTCTATCCAGATCTTCTTGATAAAGCAAGAGCTCCTACTTATTTGATTGAGAAGGATGCAGATAGGAATGACACTTGCATAGTAAGGTTTCGTGCAGGGCCACCTTATCAAGACATAGCATTTAGGATAGCTAATAAGGAGTGGGAGTATTCACGAAAAAAGGGGTTTAAGTGCAACTTTGAAGGTGGAATACTTCGTTTGTACTTTAACATAAAAAGTTACAGCTATCGCAGGTGA